One region of Emys orbicularis isolate rEmyOrb1 chromosome 4, rEmyOrb1.hap1, whole genome shotgun sequence genomic DNA includes:
- the ACTR10 gene encoding actin-related protein 10, which produces MPLYEGLGSGGEKTAVVIDLGESFTKCGFAGETGPRCIIPSEIKKPDIPKPIKVVQYNINTEELYSYLKEFIHMLYFRHLLVNPRDRRVVIVESVLCPSHFRETLTRVLFKYFEIPSVLFAPSHLMSLLTLGINSAMVLDCGYAESLVLPIYEGIPVLSCWGALPLGGKAIHKELENQLLEQCSVDTGVAKGQRLPSVMGSVPEDIVEDIKVRTCFVSDLQRGLKIQAAKFNMDGSAERPSPPPDVDYPLDGEKILHVVGSIRDSVVEILFEQDNEEKSVATLILDALIQCPIDTRKQLAENLVVIGGTAMLPGFLHRLMAEIRYLVDKPKYKEALATKTFRIHTPPAKPNCVAWLGGAIFGALQDILGSRSVSKEYYSQTGRIPDWCCLSNPPLEMMFDVGKAPPPLMKRAFSTEK; this is translated from the exons atGTGGTTTTGCAGGAGAAACAGGACCAAGATGCATTATTCCTAGTGAAATAAAGAAACCTGACATTCCTAag ccTATCAAAGTCGTTCAGTATAATATTAACACAGAAGAGCTGTATTCATATCTGAAGGAATTTATTCACATGCTGTATTTCAG ACATCTGCTGGTGAATCCCAGAGACCGTCGCGTTGTAATAGTGGAATCTGTGCTATGCCCCTCACACTTCAGAGAGACACTCACTAGAGTACTTTTCAAGTATTTTGAG ATTCCTTCTGTGTTGTTTGCCCCAAGTCACCTGATGTCTCTTCTGACACTTGGGATTAATTCTGCTATGGTTTTAGACTGTGGATATGCAGAAAGTCTGGTGCTGCCT ATATATGAGGGAATCCCAGTTTTGAGTTGCTGGGGTGCCCTTCCCCTAGGAGGAAAAGCAATTCACAA GGAGCTGGAGAATCAGTTGTTGGAGCAATGCAGTGTTGACACAGGAGTAGCTAAAGGACAAAGACTCCCATCAGTGATGG GCTCAGTTCCAGAAGACATTGTAGAGGATATAAAAG tcCGCACTTGTTTTGTGAGTGATCTCCAACGTGGGCTGAAAATCCAGGCAGCAAAGTTTAACATGGATGGCAGTGCTGAG cgTCCTTCACCACCTCCAGATGTCGATTACCCTCTAGATGGAGAGAAGATTCTGCATGTAGTTGGATCAATCAG AGACTCAGTTGTTGAAATACTGTTTGAGCAGGATAATGAAGAGAAATCCGTTGCCACTTTAATACTGGATGCACTTATTCAG TGCCCAATAGACaccaggaagcagctggctgaGAACTTAGTAGTTATTGGTGGCACTGCTATGTTGCCAGGATTCCTACACAGATTAATGGCTGAAATTAGGTACCTGGTCGATAAACCAAAATACAAAGAAGCACTTGCCACTAAGACCTTCAGAATTCACACTCCACCTGCCAAACCCAACTGTGTGGCTTGGCTGGGAG GAGCCATTTTTGGAGCTCTTCAGGACATACTTGGAAGCCGTTCAGTGTCCAAGGAATATTACAGTCAGACAGGCCGTATACCTGACTGGTGCTGTCTCAGTAACCCTCCTTTGGAAATGATGTTTGATGTTGGCAAAGCCCCGCCACCATTGATGAAGAGGGCTTTTTCCACTGAGAAATAA